Within Candidatus Methylomirabilota bacterium, the genomic segment TGGCGCGCCCGACCGGCATGGCCTCGCCCTCGGCGGACTCGATGCGAATCGCCTCCTGCCGGAGGGCCACGCTGACCGGCGCGCCCACCGCCAGGCCGGCCCGGGCGGCCGCCACCACCGAGAGGCCGCCGCCGTCGAGCCGCACCACCGTGCCCGCCGCGTCGGTCCCGGCCACCGTGCCGGCGAGGAAGTTTGCGCGCCCGAGGAACCGCGCGACGAACGCGGTGGCGGGCCGGCGATAGACCTCCTCCGGCCGGCCCACCTGCTCCACGCGCCCGGCCTCCATCACCACCACGCGGTCGGACAGGATGAGCGCCTCCGCCTGGTCGTGAGTGACGAAGATCATCGTGGTGCCGAGGCGCTCCTGCAGCCGCTTCAGCTCCACGCGCATCTCGTCGCGCAGCAGCGCGTCGAGGTTGGACAGCGGCTCGTCGAGGAGCAGCACGCGCGGCTCGGTGACGAGCGCCCGGGCCAGCGCCACGCGCTGCTGCTGGCCGCCCGACAGCTCGCGCGGGTGCCGCGCCCCGAGCGGGCCCAGGCGCACCAGCTCCAGCATGCGCTCGACGCGCGGCGCCAGGTCGGCGGCGCCGACGCCGCGCCGGCGGAGGCCGAAGGCCACGTTCTCGAACACGGTCATGTGCGGGAAGAGCGCGTACGACTGGAAGACGAGCCCGAGGTTGCGGCGGTGGACGGCCACCTGCGTGATGTCCTCGCCGGCCAGCACGATCCGGCCGGCGTCCGGCTCGACGAGCCCGGCGACCATGCGGAGCAGGGTGGACTTGCCGCAACCGGAGGGGCCCAGGAGGGATACGAACTCGCCGGGCGCGGTGTCGAGCGATACGTCGTCCACCGCGACCACCGCGCCGAACGACTTGCGCAGCCCGCGCAGCGCGAGCGCCGGCGCGGCGCCGCTCACCGGAGACGGCGCGCGCGCCGCCGCGTCAACGCGCGATCTCGCGCCCCCAGCGCTCCGACCACTCCGGGAACTTCCGGGCCACCAGATCGGTGTCGGGGAAGAACATGCGCTGCACCAGCGGGCCGTAGGGCACGAGCTTGGCCAGGTCGGGCGGCAGCTGCACCTTCTTGTTGGTCGGTCCGGCGAACTGCGACTGCCCGAAGCAGAGCTGGCCCTCCGGCGCGAGCAGCGTCGCGATGTACTTCTGCGCGAGGTCCCGCTTCGTGCTCGCCTTGGGCACCGACACCGTCGGCACGATGCCGATCGCGCCCTCGCTCGGGTACGCGGCGGCCACCGGCACGCCCTTCAGCGCGGCGGCGCCGGTCCGGTCCGTGTACCAGACGGCCAGAGCGATGTCGCCCCGCTCGAACAGCGGGATGATCTGGTCCGGCTGCGTGTACATCATCTGCACGTTGGGCTTGAGCTTCTTGATGGCCTCGAAGCCCGGGTCGATGTTCTCCACCGAGCCGCCGTTGAGCCGCGCCGCCGCCATCAGGAACTGCTGGCCGGAGGTGCCCGAGATGTCCGGGATCGCCAGCTTGCCCTTCCACTCGGGCTTCCAGAGATCCGCCCACGAGGTGGGCGGCGTCTTCACCAGGTTCGTGTTGTAGGTGATGATCGTTCCCGCGAACATCATCGAGACCCAGTACCCGTCCTTGTCCCGCGAGGCGTCGTAGAGATCGTTCCAGTGCTCGATCCTGGCGGGCTCGAGCGGCTGCAGCAGGCCTTCCGCCTTCACCTGCTTGACGATCTGGCTGTCCATGTACGCCACGTCGAACTCGGCCCGCGAGCCGGCCGCGCGCATCTTCGCGGCGGTCTGCACCGAGCTGCCCAGCACGTACTTGACGGTGGAGCCGGTGGCCTTCTCGAAGGCGGCGGCGTGGCACTTCTTCGAGTTGTCGACGAAGGTGCCGCCGAAGGTCGCCACCACCAGCTCGTCGGCGGACGCCGGTCCGGCGAGCGCAGCGGCGAGCAGGCACACCAGCATGATCAGGCGCGAGACGGTCATGGTCGAGGCTCCTCCCGGGCGTGTGGGTGGCGCGATTATTCGCCAGCCGCGGCGGACAAGTCAACCGCCGATCGCCCGCGCCGCCGACGCTCACGCTTGACGCGGTCGGCTCCGGGGAGGAGGATGGCGCGACGCGGGCCGGCCTCGCGCGGGCGGGCCGGACGTCTCGACGGCACCTCACGGCAACCTCTGACCCGGAGGGCGGCATGACCGACCGCAGCGAGCACCCGATCGATTCCCCGGCCCACCCGACCCGGCGCGCATTCCTCGAAGCGGGCGCGATCGCCCTGCTCGGGCTCGCCGCGCCGCCGCTCGCGGGGCCGGCCGCCGCCCAGAATCCCAAGCGCGGCGGCACGCTCGTCGTCGCCGCCGACGTCAGCCCGCCCGGCCTCGACCCGCAGAAGTCCGCGGCGGCCCACAGCTGGATGATCGCGGAGCACGTCTACGGGAATCTGCTGCGCCGGGACGCCAGGATGAACATCGTGGGCGACCTGGCCGAGTCGTGGCAGGTGGTCAACGACACGACCTACGTGTTCAAGCTCCGCAAGGGCGTGACGTGGCACCACGGCCGCGACCTCGTGGCCGAGGACGTGAAGTACTCGTTCGAGCGCATGCTCGACGAGAAGACCGCGTCGCCCTGGCGCTCGAACTGGCAGATCATCCAGCGCGTCGAGGCCCCGGATCGCTCGACGGTGCGCTTCGTCATCAAGCGACCGTTCGCCCCGCTCCTGTCGTACCTGGCCACCCCGCACTACTCGGCGATCGTCCCGCGCGACATCGTCGAGAACCGGGGTGACCTCCAGAAGGAGGCCTCGGGCACCGGGCCTTTCATGCTCGAGCGCTTCGTGCCCGACAACACCGTCGTGCTCAAGCGGAACCCGAAATACTTCGACGCGGGCCTGCCCTACCTCGACGGGCTGGAGTACCGGATCATCCCGGACGAGGCGGCTCGACTGGCCGCGCTGCGGGCCGGCACCGTCCACTACCTCTGGTCGGTGGATCCGCTGATCGATCGCCAGCTGCAGGGCGCCGCCGGCGTGACGCTTCGCGAGCCCGACGGCTATTGCGCCCAGCACGGCATGGCCTTCAACCAAACCAAGGCGCCCTTCACCGACGCGCGCGTGCGGCGCGCGGTGAGCGTGGGCATCAATCGAAAAGAGATCATCGCCAGCGTCCTGCGCGGGCACGGGGCGATCACCACGAAGATCCCACCGTGCGACGCTCCGTTCGGCTACAACGGCGACGAGAAGGGCCTGCCGTACTACGTCCACGACCCGGCGCAGGCCCGGCGTCTGCTCGGCGAGGCCGGCCTCGGCGGCGGGCTCGACACCACCCTCGAGGTGTCCCCGCGCTTCCCCCAGACCATCCGCACCGCCGAGGTGATGAAGGAGCAGCTGGCGGCGTCCGGCATCCGCGTGACGCTCAAGCAGGTGGAGTGGGGCGCCGCGCTGAAGAACTTCGTCCGCACCGAGTACGACGGCATGAGCATGATCCCGCTGGTGTGGCAGCCCGACCCGGACGCCCACGTGTACGACATCTTCCACAGCGGGTCGCACATCAACCTCGGCAAGTTCAAGGATGCGCGGGTGGATCAGCTCCTCGAGCAGGGCCGCACCACGCTCGATCGCGACAAGCGCGTGGCGATCTACCGCGACCTGCAGCGCCACATGGCCGAGGAGGCGTATCTGATCTTCCCCTACGCGTCGGGCGCGACGGAGGCGCTGAGCGACTCCGTGAAGGGCTACATCTCGCTGCCCGGGGCGCAGCCGGGCAGCCGGAGCCGACAGTTCTTCAAGCAGACGTGGCTCGACCGCTGAGGCGCGGGGCCGGGCCCCGCTGATCGCATGGCCACCTACGTCGGCAAGCGGCTCCTGCTGCTGATCCCGACGCTGCTCGGGGTGTCGGTGGTGGCCTTCCTGCTGATTCACCTGATCCCGGGCGACCTCGTCACGATCCTGCTCGGGATCACCGCGGGCCAGAACGAGCAGACGCGTCAGACCCTGATCCACGCGCTGCATCTCGATCGCCCTCTCGCGATGCAGTACCTCCTGTGGCTGGGCGACGTGCTGCGCGGCGACCTCGGCCACTCGCTGGTGTCCGGGTTCTCGGTGCGCGACGAGCTGGCCCGGAGCTATCCGGTGACGCTCCAGCTGGCCCTGATGGCGATGACCATCGCCCTCGCGGTCGGCATCCCGCTCGGCATCCTCGCGGCCACCCGGGCCGGCCGCGCCCTCGACGCCTCCACCCGGGTGTTCTCGCTGCTCTTCATCTCGGCGCCCGCCTTCTTCATCGGCACGGTGCTGATCATCGCGGGCGCGCGATACGCGCCCTGGCTGCCCACGCTCGGCCACGTCCCGTTCGCCGAGAGCCCGCTCCGGAGCCTGGTGACCATGCTGCCGGCGGCCGCCTCGCTCGGCCTCGCCATCTCCGCGATCATCGCGCGCTTCACCCGCAGCAGCATGCTGGAGGTGCTCGGCCAGGACTTCGTGCGCACCGCGCGCGCCAAGGGCGTGGCCGACGCGGTCGTGGTCTACAAGCACACCCTGCGCAACGCGCTCATCCCGGTGGTCGCGATGGCCGGCACCCAGTTCGTGTACCTCATCGGCGGCGCGGTCATCATCGAGGAGGTCTTCGCGCTGCCCGGCATGGGACGCCTGGTCGTCAACGCGATCTACCAGCGCGACTACACGATGATCCAGGGCGCGGTGCTGCTGCTCACGTCGGCCGCGGTGCTGGTCAACCTGGGCGTCGATCTGCTCTACCACGTGATCGACCGCCGGATCCTCTACGCGTGAGCCACCGCGCCGGCACCACCACCCCACGGCTCGCGCGCCGGGCCCTGCGCAGCGGATCGCTGCTGGTCGGCGGACTCATCGTGGTCGTCCTCCTGGCCGCCGCGCTCTTCGCGCCGTGGCTGGCGCCGTACGCGCCCACCCGGATCTTCCCGGGCGCGGAGATCCGGCCGCCCGGCCCCGAGTTCCTGCTCGGCACCGACGAGGTCGGCCGCGACATCCTGAGCCGCGTGCTGCACGGCGCGCGCGTGTCGCTCGGCGTGGCGATCCCATCGGTCGCGCTGGCGGTGGTCGGCGGCACCACGGTAGGCGTCAGTCTCGGCTACTGGGGCGGCGCGCCCGATCTGCTCGCCATGCGCCTCTTCGACATCCTCTTCGCGTTTCCCCCGATCCTCCTGGCCATCGCGCTGGTCGCGGCCCTCGGCCCGAGCCCCGTCAACCTCGTGCTCACCATCGCGGTGCTGACGCTGCCCCAGTTCGCGGTGCTCGCGCGCGGCGCCACCCTGGCGCTCACGCCGCAGGACTTCGTCCAGGCCGCGCGCGCCCTCGGCGCCTCGCACGCCCGGATCCTCGGCCGGCACGTGCTGCCCAATCTCGCGGCCACCCTCGCGGTGCAGGCGAGCCTGAGCCTCTCGATCGTGATCCTGGTGGAGGCGGCGCTGTCCTTCCTTGGCCTGGGCACCCAGCCGCCCGCGCCGAGCTGGGGCGGCATGCTGAGCCGCGGCCGCCAGTACATGACCATCGCGCCGTGGCTGGTGCTGGCGCCGGGGCTCGCCATCATGCTCGCGGTGCTCGGCTTCAACCTGCTCGGCGACGCCCAGCGCGATCTGCTGGATCCGCGGCGCGCGGGAGCGCGCGGGAGGAGCGCATGAGCCCATCCGTCCGGATCGCCGCGGTGCAGGCCCGCCCGGTGTCCGATCTCTTCGACGACATGTGGAACGGCGGCGACGTGGCCCGCGCGGTCGAGCTGCTCGAAGCCGCGGCGCGCGGCGGCGCCGGCTGCGTGTGCTTCCCCGAGCTGTACCCGCGCGTCGGCGCGGCCGAGGTGTGCGCGGCGGCGCGGCGGCTGGGCGTCTTCGTGGTGGCCGGGCTGATCGAGGGCACGCGCGAGCGCTGGCACAACACCGCGACCCTGATCGGCCCCGACGGCCGCATCCTCGCCCGGCAGCCCAAATGCTTCCCGACGCAGAACGAGATCGACAACGGGGTCGTGGCCGGCCAGGGCTACCAGGTCGTCGAGACCGACATCGGCCGGCTGGGCTCGGTGATCTGCGCCGACTTCGCCTTCTTCTCCGACGGGGCCGAGGCCCTCGTCGAGCAGCGCGCGGACATCATCTTCAACCCGTCGTGGTGGTTCGCGCTCGGCGAGGCCTATCCCGGCACCGTCATCGGCCGCCACATGCAGTACGGCAAGCCGGTGATCGGCGTGGACATCGCGGCGTGCGCGCTGCGGCTCCGCGGCGCCGACGGCCGGCCGGTGGAGCGCTTCCCGCGCGCCGGCGGCTACAGCACGGTATGCGTGACGCCGCCCATCGCCTCGCTCGACGAGCTGGCCGCCTGGTTCCGGACCAAGCCGGGCGGGACCAATTCCGCGCACGGCTTCGTCCAGACGCTCGGGGAGGACGAGGGCATCCTCTACGCAGACGTCGACATCGACGCGGCCCGGCGATTCCCGGGCTACTTCTACCGTCAGACCGCTGCCGACCTTCGCTAGCTGCCGACAACCGCTCGAGCCCGTCCGGCACCTCGGACCAGCCGTGTGGCCGCCACATGCCCACCCGAGCGCGCGCGGTTGTCCCCCTTGCCGGTGCCCCGCCTTGACCACCCGCGGCCGGCGGCGCATCATGCAGCCGAGGCTGGACTCGCTGGTCACATCGTCACTCCAGTGGGAGGGATCACCATGAAGACCGTCGGCATCGACCGCACGCGCCCCCTCCATGCCGAACCCAAGACGGGTCACAACCGCTGGCACCCGGACATTCCGCCCGCGGTCGAGGTGGACGAGGGCGAGGAGGTCGCGCTCGAGACGCGGGACGGCATCGACGGACATCTCAACGCGAAGTCGACCGAAACCGACTTCGCCTCGCTCCGGGTCGGGGCGATCCATCCCCTGACCGGTCCGGTGCTCGTCAAGGGGGCGCGGGCCGGTGATCTGCTGGAGGTCGAGTTCGTCGACATCGTGCCGCAGCGCTGGGCCTTCACCGCCATCATTCCCGGGCTCGGCTTCCTTCGCGATGTCATGACCACGCCGTTCCTGGTCCACTGGGACATCGCCGACGGCTGGGCGACCTCGCGCCAGCTGCCGCGGGTGCGCATCCCGGAGGGCTCGTTCATGGGCGTCTCCGGTGTCGCGCCCTCGCACGCACAGGTCGACGCGTGGGCCCGACGCGAGGCCGAGCTGCTCGCCCGGGGCGGCCTCGTGTTCCCGCCCGACGCCGGCGGCGCCGTTCCGGCTTCCGGCCCCGCCGCGACTCACGGACTTCGCACGCTGCCGCCCCGCGAGAACGGCGGCAACTTCGACGTCAAGCAGCTGACCAAGGGCTCGCGGCTGCTGCTGCCGGTGGCGGTCGACGGCGCGCTGTTCTCCACCGGCGACGGCCACTTCGCCCAGGGCGACGGCGAGGTCTGCGTGACCGCGGTGGAGATGGGCGCGACGTGCGTGGTGCGCTTCCGCGTGCATCGCGGTGAAGCGGAGCGGAAGGGCATCCGCTGGCCGCGCTTCCAGCACGGTGAGTACTTCCTCGATCCCCGCTTCGCCGTCCCTCAGAAGTTCAGCGCCACCATGGGCATGCCGGTGGACGACACGGGGGTCAACCAGGGCGAGAACCTCACGCTGGCGTGCCGCAATGCCCTGCTCAACATGATCGCCCTGCTCCAGGAGCGCGGCTACACGCGGGAGCAGGCCTACTGCATCTGCAGCGTCGCGGTGGATCTGCGCGTCAGCAACGTGGTGGACGTGCCGAACTACGTCGTCTCCGCGCTACTGCCCGAGGACATCTTCCAGGCCTGATCGGACCCGGAGGTACGCGATGGCCATCCAGCTCGATCACGTCATCGTCCCGTCCCGCGAGCCCATCGCGGCGGCGCGGGCGCTCGCGCGGCTGCTCGACGTGCCCTGGCGCGAGTCGCAGGGCCCGTTCACGCCGGTCTACGTCAACGAGGCGCTCACCTTCGACTTCGCCGACCGCGAGCAGTTCGAGGCGCATCACTACTGCTTCCGGGTGAGCGACGCGGAGTTCGACGCCATCTTCGGGCGGATCGAGGCGGCGAAGATCCCGTACCGCAGCTCGCCGCTGGGACAGACCGACATGCAGATCAACCGCCGGCTCGGCGGCAAGAATCTCTACTGGCAGGACGGCGACGGCCACCTCTGGGAGATCCTCACCATCAGCTACGCGCGGGCGGACTCGCCGCCGCTCCACGCGAGCGGAAGCCCGATCTCCTAGTCGAGCGGCCCCTGCCGCGTTGCGCTACCCGCGTCCGGGCGCGCGCTTGACGACATGCCGGCCGAAGTGCAGACTCCGCCCATCTCGAGCGGTGGAGGCATCGCGGTGATCAAGACGCAGGTGGTCTGGGCCGTCTCCCTCGCGCTCCTGGCGAGCGTCGCGCTCGCCCCCCTGCCCGCGCTCGCGCAGCGCGGCGGCGGCATGTCGCGCGGCGGGATCGGCGGGGGCGCGGGTCAGACGGCCGGCGGCGGGGCCTTCGTGGCCGGCCGTGGGCGGGGCGGCGGAACGTTCGTGGCCGGCCGTGGGCCGGGCGGCCGCGCCTTCGTCGCCGGCCAGCCGGGCGCCCGCGGGTTCGTCCACGGGCGAGACGGCTTCCACCGCCACCCGTTCTTTCATCGCGGCTTCGGCTCGTTCGGCACCGTCGTCGTGTACGGCGCGCCGTTCGGCTACTGGCCGTACTACGACACCCCGCTCTACAATCCCCCGCTGGCCTATTCCCCGCCGCCCACGTACGTCGTCCCGTACGCCCCGCCGGTGAACGGCACGCTCTCGCTGACCCCGCCTGCTCCTCCGACGCCGAGCGTGGTGGAGTTTCCGACCGGACGTTACGAGCTGCGTGGCGACGGCATCACGGAGCCCTACCGCTGGGTGTGGATCCCGAAGCCCCCTTCGACTCCTCCCGCGGAGCCGCCGTCGCCCGTGCCGCCGACGTCAGGGGATCCGGCACCGACGCGTCACGCCCCGCTGTACCGCTGGACCGACGAGCAGGGAACCGTTCACTACACCGACCGCTGGACGGCCGTTCCGGATCGGTACCGCACCCAGACCAGGCGAGACGAGTCCTCCTGATCCCGACGGGACGCGGAGGAGCGTAGCCGGGCGCGCGCGAGGAGACGTGATCTGTCGGCTCGCCTGACACGTTCCGCCTGACACTGTCCCCGGCGAGGGGCGCGCGCCGCGGCACGAGCCCCCGCTGCATTGTGAACTTCGGCACTTGCATGGTTCGCATCCGCATGGCATCCGGCTTGCCACTGCACGCGCCGGATGAAGCGCTCGCGTCGCTGCTCTCCCCTCGATCGGTCCACCGCATCGGCCAGCCCACACCGCCGGAGCCGGGCCGGGGCCCTGCACGGCGCAAATCGTTCGCATCGCCACGCGGTCCCCGGCCGCTACCTGATCGTCAACGCGGACGACTTCGGCGCGGACGACGGGACCACGCGAGGCATCATCGAGGCGCACGAGCGCGGCATCGTCACCAGCACGAGCCTCATGGTCGACATGCCGGGGGCGCGGGCCGCGGTCGGCGCCGCGCGGGCACATCCGCGGCTGGGCCTCGGCCTGCACGTGAATTTCACCGCGGGCACTCACATCCCCGACCCCGACGACCTGGGCGCGCAGCGGCGGGAGCTGGAGCGGCAGTTCGACCTCTTCTCCGATCTGACCGGCCGCGTGCCGACGCACATCGACTCGCACCACCACATCCATCGCAAGGCGGAGGTCGCCCCGGCTTTCGTCGAGTTCTGCCGGGCTCGCTCCATCCCGCTCCGCGGCTTCGGTGGCGTCGCCTACGTCGGGAACTTCTATGGCCAGTGGACGGTCGGCACCACGGACCTTCGGCACATCAGCCCCGAGTACCTGATGTCGCTCCTGGCCGGTCTCGCGCCCGGCGTCTCCGAGCTGGCCTGTCACCCGGGGGATGCCGACGCCCGCTTCGATCCGGCCTACGACTGGCAGCGGCGCATCGAGCTGGACTCGCTCACCGACCCCCGGGTGCGGCGGACCGCCGCGCGGGAAGGCATCCGGCTGATCAGCTTCGCCGATTGCGCCGACCTCGCTGGCGCCTCACGCGCCGGCGACGCCCGACCCGTGTCGGCCTGACGCCGCCGCGCCTGCATCCCGCTTCGCCGATCCGCGCCGATCCCCTGGCTACTTGACCGCTCCGCATTCGGCGTACTGTAATCGGCGCCATGGAGGGCCGGCTCGAGCTGTTGGGTCAGAGTGCAGCCATGGCGACGGTCCGCGAGACGATCCGTCGGATCGTGGCGCGGCAGCAGGCGGGCCGGCGGCTGCCGTCGATCCTGATCCAGGGCGAGACGGGAACCGGCAAGGGCCTGATCGCCCACCTGATCCACCAGCTCGGACCTCGCGCGCGCGGCGCCTTCGTCGACGTCAACTGCGCGGCCATTCCCGACACGCTGCTGGAGGCCGAGCTGTTCGGCTACGAGCGGGGGGCCTTCACGGATGCCCGGCGCGCCAAGCCGGGCCTGTTCCAGACCGCCCACCAGGGCACGCTCTTCCTCGACGAGATCGGGCTGTTTCCGGAGGCGCTGCAGGCCAAGCTCCTCACCGTGATCGAAGAGCGGGCGGTGCGCCGCCTCGGGGGCACGCACCCCGAGCCGGCGGATGCCTGGATCGTCAGCGCGACCAACGCCGATCTGCCGACCGCGATCAAGGAACACCACTTCCGCGAGGACCTCTACCATCGACTCGCGGTGCTCACCATCAAGCTGCCGCCGCTGCGGGAGCGGGACGGCGACATCCTGCTGCTCGCCGAGCACTATCTCGCGAGCGCCTGCGCCGAGTACGGGCTGCCGCCGAAGACGCTCGCTCCCGACGCGCGCGAGCGGCTCGCCGCCTACTCCTGGCCGGGGAACGTGCGCGAGCTGGGCAACGTGATCGAGCGGGCCGCCCTGCTCGCCGACGGCTCGACGGTGGCCGCGCGCCATCTCGAGCTGCGAGAGGAGGCGCAGCTCGCGTCGGCGCCGGTCCGGAGCCGAGACGCGGCCGGTGCCGGCGGCATCACGATGGGCGACGCCATGCGCGAGCACCTGCGGAGCACGCTCGAGCGGACCGGCTGGAACATCTCGCGGACCGCCGCCATGCTGCAGATCTCGCGGAACACCCTGCGGGCCCGCATCGAGAAGCTGGGGCTGCGCAGCGGGGCCGACGCGCCGGGGACCGCGAGCCGCGCGGAGCGCACGCCGCCGCTCTCGCCGACCGTCGGCGGCTCGGTGCCCGACGGGGCGCTCA encodes:
- a CDS encoding acetamidase/formamidase family protein; this translates as MKTVGIDRTRPLHAEPKTGHNRWHPDIPPAVEVDEGEEVALETRDGIDGHLNAKSTETDFASLRVGAIHPLTGPVLVKGARAGDLLEVEFVDIVPQRWAFTAIIPGLGFLRDVMTTPFLVHWDIADGWATSRQLPRVRIPEGSFMGVSGVAPSHAQVDAWARREAELLARGGLVFPPDAGGAVPASGPAATHGLRTLPPRENGGNFDVKQLTKGSRLLLPVAVDGALFSTGDGHFAQGDGEVCVTAVEMGATCVVRFRVHRGEAERKGIRWPRFQHGEYFLDPRFAVPQKFSATMGMPVDDTGVNQGENLTLACRNALLNMIALLQERGYTREQAYCICSVAVDLRVSNVVDVPNYVVSALLPEDIFQA
- a CDS encoding ABC transporter substrate-binding protein; translated protein: MTVSRLIMLVCLLAAALAGPASADELVVATFGGTFVDNSKKCHAAAFEKATGSTVKYVLGSSVQTAAKMRAAGSRAEFDVAYMDSQIVKQVKAEGLLQPLEPARIEHWNDLYDASRDKDGYWVSMMFAGTIITYNTNLVKTPPTSWADLWKPEWKGKLAIPDISGTSGQQFLMAAARLNGGSVENIDPGFEAIKKLKPNVQMMYTQPDQIIPLFERGDIALAVWYTDRTGAAALKGVPVAAAYPSEGAIGIVPTVSVPKASTKRDLAQKYIATLLAPEGQLCFGQSQFAGPTNKKVQLPPDLAKLVPYGPLVQRMFFPDTDLVARKFPEWSERWGREIAR
- a CDS encoding carbon-nitrogen hydrolase family protein — translated: MSPSVRIAAVQARPVSDLFDDMWNGGDVARAVELLEAAARGGAGCVCFPELYPRVGAAEVCAAARRLGVFVVAGLIEGTRERWHNTATLIGPDGRILARQPKCFPTQNEIDNGVVAGQGYQVVETDIGRLGSVICADFAFFSDGAEALVEQRADIIFNPSWWFALGEAYPGTVIGRHMQYGKPVIGVDIAACALRLRGADGRPVERFPRAGGYSTVCVTPPIASLDELAAWFRTKPGGTNSAHGFVQTLGEDEGILYADVDIDAARRFPGYFYRQTAADLR
- a CDS encoding ChbG/HpnK family deacetylase, whose product is MKRSRRCSPLDRSTASASPHRRSRAGALHGANRSHRHAVPGRYLIVNADDFGADDGTTRGIIEAHERGIVTSTSLMVDMPGARAAVGAARAHPRLGLGLHVNFTAGTHIPDPDDLGAQRRELERQFDLFSDLTGRVPTHIDSHHHIHRKAEVAPAFVEFCRARSIPLRGFGGVAYVGNFYGQWTVGTTDLRHISPEYLMSLLAGLAPGVSELACHPGDADARFDPAYDWQRRIELDSLTDPRVRRTAAREGIRLISFADCADLAGASRAGDARPVSA
- a CDS encoding ABC transporter substrate-binding protein; amino-acid sequence: MTDRSEHPIDSPAHPTRRAFLEAGAIALLGLAAPPLAGPAAAQNPKRGGTLVVAADVSPPGLDPQKSAAAHSWMIAEHVYGNLLRRDARMNIVGDLAESWQVVNDTTYVFKLRKGVTWHHGRDLVAEDVKYSFERMLDEKTASPWRSNWQIIQRVEAPDRSTVRFVIKRPFAPLLSYLATPHYSAIVPRDIVENRGDLQKEASGTGPFMLERFVPDNTVVLKRNPKYFDAGLPYLDGLEYRIIPDEAARLAALRAGTVHYLWSVDPLIDRQLQGAAGVTLREPDGYCAQHGMAFNQTKAPFTDARVRRAVSVGINRKEIIASVLRGHGAITTKIPPCDAPFGYNGDEKGLPYYVHDPAQARRLLGEAGLGGGLDTTLEVSPRFPQTIRTAEVMKEQLAASGIRVTLKQVEWGAALKNFVRTEYDGMSMIPLVWQPDPDAHVYDIFHSGSHINLGKFKDARVDQLLEQGRTTLDRDKRVAIYRDLQRHMAEEAYLIFPYASGATEALSDSVKGYISLPGAQPGSRSRQFFKQTWLDR
- a CDS encoding ABC transporter permease, which codes for MATYVGKRLLLLIPTLLGVSVVAFLLIHLIPGDLVTILLGITAGQNEQTRQTLIHALHLDRPLAMQYLLWLGDVLRGDLGHSLVSGFSVRDELARSYPVTLQLALMAMTIALAVGIPLGILAATRAGRALDASTRVFSLLFISAPAFFIGTVLIIAGARYAPWLPTLGHVPFAESPLRSLVTMLPAAASLGLAISAIIARFTRSSMLEVLGQDFVRTARAKGVADAVVVYKHTLRNALIPVVAMAGTQFVYLIGGAVIIEEVFALPGMGRLVVNAIYQRDYTMIQGAVLLLTSAAVLVNLGVDLLYHVIDRRILYA
- a CDS encoding ABC transporter permease, whose protein sequence is MSHRAGTTTPRLARRALRSGSLLVGGLIVVVLLAAALFAPWLAPYAPTRIFPGAEIRPPGPEFLLGTDEVGRDILSRVLHGARVSLGVAIPSVALAVVGGTTVGVSLGYWGGAPDLLAMRLFDILFAFPPILLAIALVAALGPSPVNLVLTIAVLTLPQFAVLARGATLALTPQDFVQAARALGASHARILGRHVLPNLAATLAVQASLSLSIVILVEAALSFLGLGTQPPAPSWGGMLSRGRQYMTIAPWLVLAPGLAIMLAVLGFNLLGDAQRDLLDPRRAGARGRSA
- a CDS encoding ABC transporter ATP-binding protein, which produces MSGAAPALALRGLRKSFGAVVAVDDVSLDTAPGEFVSLLGPSGCGKSTLLRMVAGLVEPDAGRIVLAGEDITQVAVHRRNLGLVFQSYALFPHMTVFENVAFGLRRRGVGAADLAPRVERMLELVRLGPLGARHPRELSGGQQQRVALARALVTEPRVLLLDEPLSNLDALLRDEMRVELKRLQERLGTTMIFVTHDQAEALILSDRVVVMEAGRVEQVGRPEEVYRRPATAFVARFLGRANFLAGTVAGTDAAGTVVRLDGGGLSVVAAARAGLAVGAPVSVALRQEAIRIESAEGEAMPVGRANQFAVTVVFHAFAGQAHHYVIQLAGGREMEIAAPGSARPLPRGSRARVEWSPEDVILLPGAGPGGSR
- a CDS encoding DUF4124 domain-containing protein produces the protein MPAEVQTPPISSGGGIAVIKTQVVWAVSLALLASVALAPLPALAQRGGGMSRGGIGGGAGQTAGGGAFVAGRGRGGGTFVAGRGPGGRAFVAGQPGARGFVHGRDGFHRHPFFHRGFGSFGTVVVYGAPFGYWPYYDTPLYNPPLAYSPPPTYVVPYAPPVNGTLSLTPPAPPTPSVVEFPTGRYELRGDGITEPYRWVWIPKPPSTPPAEPPSPVPPTSGDPAPTRHAPLYRWTDEQGTVHYTDRWTAVPDRYRTQTRRDESS
- a CDS encoding VOC family protein, producing MAIQLDHVIVPSREPIAAARALARLLDVPWRESQGPFTPVYVNEALTFDFADREQFEAHHYCFRVSDAEFDAIFGRIEAAKIPYRSSPLGQTDMQINRRLGGKNLYWQDGDGHLWEILTISYARADSPPLHASGSPIS